From Brienomyrus brachyistius isolate T26 chromosome 21, BBRACH_0.4, whole genome shotgun sequence, the proteins below share one genomic window:
- the LOC125716440 gene encoding follistatin-related protein 3-like has product MRIAFSVNFLILCDIIGHYATNGGLCWLQQGSEPRCSMVLMRQVSFEECCGGSSLDKAWSNSSASINEVSLLGLLGMVPCRPCKETCEGVNCGPAKVCQMKGGRPHCACSPDCTNMTRGEPVCGSDSSTYRDECALLLSRCQGQPDLEVMYRGECKKNCSKVVCPGTHTCVTDQTESAHCVMCRTALCPLPLITERSICGNNNITYASACHLRRATCFRGRSIGVRHYGPCSGIPLKRAVENAL; this is encoded by the exons ATGAGGATTGCTTTCTCCGTGAATTTTCTGATACTGTGTGACATAATCGGACATTATGCTACAAACG GGGGGCTCTGCTGGCTGCAGCAGGGAAGTGAGCCGCGCTGCTCTATGGTGCTGATGCGACAGGTCAGCTTCGAAGAGTGCTGTGGCGGGAGCAGTCTGGACAAAGCCTGGTCCAACAGTAGCGCTTCCATTAATGAGGTCAGCCTGCTTGGATTGCTGGGTATGGTCCCCTGCAGGCCATGCAAAG AGACGTGCGAGGGGGTGAACTGCGGCCCGGCGAAGGTGTGCCAGATGAAGGGCGGCCGGCCCCACTGCGCGTGCTCACCGGACTGTACCAACATGACTCGGGGGGAGCCTGTGTGCGGCAGCGACAGCAGCACCTACCGGGACGAGTGCGCCCTGCTGCTGTCCCGGTGCCAGGGTCAGCCGGATCTGGAGGTCATGTACCGGGGCGAGTGTAAGA aaaactgCTCCAAGGTTGTGTGCCCAGGCACGCACACCTGTGTCACAGACCAGACAGAGAGTGCCCACTGTGTCATGTGCCGCACTGCCCTCTGCCCATTGCCCCTGATCACAGAGCGGTCCATCTGTGGCAACAACAACATCACCTATGCCAGCGCCTGCCACCTGCGCCGGGCCACCTGCTTCCGTGGGCGCTCCATTGGCGTCCGGCATTATGGCCCATGTTCGG GTATCCCTCTTAAACGTGCTGTGGAAAATGCCCTGTAG
- the LOC125716474 gene encoding basigin-like — MMLFTFGFFFLCLYKASASDIVAAPLEVYNATSAVLTCNFSSTEWVVKSHYWTKNDKIIEATKKDSSARHMEYRLDKIDPASGGVYACVFTFVDGHTEHKTIEVKTVPHVGASKHSEHGNEKDKGVLVCVSHGYPLPNTWVWLIKDDMHEKIITNNTEKYEIKSTPNKTTLNIFDLDIQLDAATYVCRGINELGVEEDSIQLRVRSRLAALWPFLGIVAEVIVLIAVIFIYEKRRKPDEISDDDDSGAAPLKGDTTANHTDKNIRQRNSN, encoded by the exons ATGATGCTCTTTACGTTcgggtttttctttttatgcctTTACAAAGCCAGTGCTTCAG ATATTGTGGCCGCACCCCTGGAAGTGTACAATGCCACTTCTGCCGTTCTAACCTGTAACTTCAGCAGCACCGAGTGGGTGGTCAAGAGTCACTACTGGACCAAAAATGATAAGATTATCGAGGCTACGAAGAAGGACTCTTCAGCAAGGCACATGGAGTACAG GTTGGACAAAATTGATCCTGCTTCTGGAGGAGTGTATGCCTGCGTCTTTACTTTTGTAGATGGTCACACCGAACATAAGACTATCGAAGTCAAAA CTGTTCCCCATGTGGGAGCGTCCAAACATTCTGAACATGGCAATGAGAAGGATAAGGGTGTCTTGGTATGTGTCAGCCATGGGTATCCATTGCCTAACACTTGGGTTTGGTTGATCAAGGATGACATGCACGAG AAAATAATTACCAATAACACTGAAAAGTATGAGATAAAGAGCACACCCAACAAAACGACCCTGAATATCTTTGATCTGGACATCCAACTCGATGCCGCCACATACGTGTGTCGTGGGATCAACGAACTCGGCGTGGAGGAGGACAGCATTCAGCTGCGTGTGCGCAGTCGGCTGGCTGCCCTTTGGCCCTTCCTTGGCATTGTGGCGGAGGTCATTGTCCTCATCGCCGTGATTTTCATTTACGAGAAGCGCAGGAAGCCCGACGAGATCAGCGACG ATGACGACTCAGGTGCTGCTCCTCT GAAAGGCGATACCACTGCCAATCACACAGACAAGAACATCCGGCAGAGGAACTCCAACTGA